A stretch of Camelina sativa cultivar DH55 chromosome 18, Cs, whole genome shotgun sequence DNA encodes these proteins:
- the LOC104761820 gene encoding uncharacterized protein LOC104761820 gives MNEEHNNTCPTPKASLLLMEDDLCKRESMISRNSSVGGSSRLFYYYHHRSLDKGVPFKWEMQPGTPINPPPEDAVPPITPPPAFLSLGFPKPSISVVADSNKHSLFPANLKIWKWKNLRKRCFSRWSSQSMLSKDYNNGRSGSSKSCDELERFDKFDEDYRSSSSSSSSSSSSSSSSKDRRLIKASPRQWFSGCPPRNPRNNYTGYR, from the exons ATGAATGAAGAACACAATAACACATGTCCAACACCAAAAGCTTCATTATTGTTAATGGAGGATGATCTATGCAAGAGAGAATCAATGATCTCAAGAAACTCATCGGTGGGAGGCTCTTCTAGACTGTTCTATTACTATCATCATCGGAGCCTCGACAAAGGGGTTCCTTTTAAGTGGGAGATGCAGCCGGGAACGCCGATCAATCCTCCACCGGAAGACGCCGTTCCTCCGATTACTCCTCCTCCGGCGTTTCTCAGCCTTGGTTTCCCAAAACCCTCAATTTCAGTCGTCGCAGACTCTAATAAACATTCTCTTTTTCCGGCGAATCTTAAGATTTGGAAGTGGAAGAATCTTCGTAAGAGATGTTTCTCTAGATGGTCAAGCCAAAGCATGCTTAGTAAAG ATTATAATAATGGTCGTAGCGGTAGCTCAAAATCTTGTGATGAATTGGAGAGATTCGACAAGTTTGATGAGGATTACAGGTCgagctcatcatcatcttcttcttcttcgtcgtcgtcgtcttcctcGAAAGATCGGCGATTGATAAAGGCTTCCCCACGTCAATGGTTTAGCGGTTGTCCACCTCGGAACCCAAGAAACAATTATACTGGTTATCGTTAA
- the LOC104761819 gene encoding AP2-like ethylene-responsive transcription factor AIL5: MKNNNNKSSSSSSYDSSLSPSSSSSSHQNWLSFSLSNNNNNNFNSSSNPNLTSSTSDHQHPHPSHLSLFQAFSTSPVERQDGSPGVSTGDATAVLSIYPGGPKLENFLGGGATTTTTRPMQQMQSLGGVVFSSDLQPPLHPPSAAEIYDSELKSIAASFLGKYSGGHSSEVSSVHKQQQNPLVVPETSPTPKKSVESFGQRTSIYRGVTRHRWTGRYEAHLWDNSCRREGQSRKGRQVYLGGYDKEEKAARAYDLAALKYWGPTTTTNFPISNYESELEEMKHMTRQEFVASLRRKSSGFSRGASMYRGVTRHHQHGRWQARIGRVAGNKDLYLGTFSTQEEAAEAYDIAAIKFRGLNAVTNFDISRYDVKSIASCNLPVGGLMPKPSQPTATTTADKTVDLTPSEPPSLTTPSLTFDVATPVHDHGGTFYNTGIPIKPDPADHYWSNVFGFQQANTKAEMRPLATFGSDLHNPCPGYAIMPIMQEGENNFGGGYVGSEGYNNHSVASNPVSAIPLSSTTTTMGNGNEGYWINNNISSSYQNAKSNLSVLQTPVFGLE; encoded by the exons atgaagaacaataacaacaaatcgtcttcttcttctagctatgattcttctttgtctccttcttcttcatcttcttcccacCAGAACtggctctctttctctctctccaacaacaacaacaacaacttcaactcttcctcaaaccctaatctcacTTCCTCCACATCTGATCATCAACATCCTCACCCTtctcacctctctctctttcaagcTTTCTCCACTTCTCCag TCGAACGGCAAGATGGTTCACCGGGAGTTTCAACCGGCGATGCCACGGCGGTCCTTTCCATTTACCCCGGCGGTCCTAAACTCGAAAATTTCCTCGGCGGTGGAGCCACAACGACGACAACAAGACCAATGCAACAAATGCAATCTCTCGGCGGCGTTGTCTTTTCTTCCGACCTACAGCCACCTCTTCATCCTCCCTCAGCCGCCGAGATCTACGACTCTGAGCTCAAATCAATCGCAGCTAGCTTTCTCGGAAAATACTCCGGTGGACACTCATCGGAAGTCTCGAGCGTACACAAGCAACAACAGAACCCTCTAGTTGTCCCAGAGACTTCGCCCACCCCGAAGAAGAGCGTAGAGAGTTTCGGACAACGTACTTCGATTTATAGAGGAGTCACAAG ACATAGATGGACCGGAAGATACGAAGCTCATCTATGGGACAATAGTTGCCGAAGAGAAGGCCAAAGCAGAAAAGGAAGACAAG TTTATTTAG GTGGTTATGATAAGGAAGAGAAAGCAGCTAGAGCTTACGACCTCGCTGCTCTTAAGTATTGGGGTCCTACTACTACCACTAATTTCCCC ATATCGAATTACGAATCTGAACTTGAAGAGATGAAACATATGACTCGACAAGAGTTCGTTGCTTCTCTAAGACg gAAAAGCAGTGGATTCTCTAGGGGTGCGTCCATGTACAGAGGTGTCACTAG ACATCATCAGCATGGTCGATGGCAGGCACGAATTGGAAGAGTTGCAGGCAACAAAGACCTTTACCTCGGAACATTTA GCACTCAGGAGGAAGCTGCAGAGGCTTATGATATAGCAGCGATCAAATTCCGTGGCCTAAATGCAGTCACCAATTTTGACATCAGTCGGTACGATGTCAAGTCTATTGCTAGCTGTAATCTCCCCGTGGGTGGACTAATGCCTAAACCATCCCAACCTACCGCAACAACAACAGCTGACAAAACCGTTGATCTAACTCCATCCGAACCTCCATCTCTGACAACACCGTCGCTCACCTTCGACGTGGCAACACCGGTCCATGACCATGGAGGAACTTTTTACAACACCGGTATACCGATCAAACCAGACCCGGCTGATCATTATTGGTCCAACGTTTTTGGATTCCAGCAGGCAAACACGAAAGCCGAGATGCGACCGTTAGCAACCTTTGGGTCCGATCTTCATAACCCCTGTCCTGGTTATGCTATAATGCCGATAATGCAAGAAGGCGAAAACAACTTTGGTGGTGGTTATGTTGGGTCAGAAGGGTATAACAATCACTCCGTTGCATCGAACCCTGTCTCGGCTATCCCGCTTTCCTCAACAACGACGACAATGGGTAACGGTAACGAAGGGTACTGGATTAATAACAACATTTCAAGTTCTTACCAAAATGCAAAGTCGAACCTCTCTGTTTTGCAGACACCGGTTTTTGGGTTGGAATGA